From Methanocella paludicola SANAE, a single genomic window includes:
- the thiL gene encoding thiamine-phosphate kinase, with protein MLDSGYLGDDCAVLEDGENYLVVTTDMLHRTTDFPAEMSGEDIGWMSVAVSLSDVASMGAKPIGVVAAMGIPGGTDVDFIDGLARGMRDCAKRYGTDIVGGDTDQHAELTIVTTALGRVEKDKLKLRSGARVGDLLCVTGYLGTPAAGYKVLIEGREAPEQDKKLLIDRFFRPQPRVEEGMRLSAYKEVTAMMDVSDGLGKSVYELSNSSKVGFLVDADRLPLLEETRRIVKSREELIDMAVCFGGEFELLFTLDPAGLDKINCVKFTVIGKVVETGLTLDDRGTMRPITCKGYEHLKKKSDVVH; from the coding sequence ATACTCGACTCCGGCTACTTAGGCGATGACTGCGCCGTTCTCGAGGACGGCGAGAATTATCTGGTCGTTACTACGGATATGCTCCACAGGACTACGGATTTTCCCGCGGAGATGTCCGGCGAGGACATCGGGTGGATGAGCGTGGCCGTGAGCCTGAGCGATGTGGCTTCCATGGGCGCTAAGCCTATCGGCGTAGTAGCCGCAATGGGCATACCGGGCGGCACGGACGTCGATTTCATCGACGGGCTTGCCCGCGGCATGAGGGACTGCGCGAAAAGATACGGCACCGATATCGTGGGCGGCGATACTGACCAGCATGCCGAGCTGACAATAGTGACCACCGCTCTCGGGCGGGTGGAGAAGGATAAGCTCAAGCTGCGGTCCGGGGCCAGGGTGGGGGACCTGCTATGTGTTACGGGCTACCTGGGCACGCCGGCGGCCGGCTATAAGGTGCTTATCGAAGGCCGTGAAGCGCCTGAACAGGACAAAAAATTGCTCATCGACCGCTTCTTCCGGCCGCAACCCCGTGTGGAAGAAGGCATGCGCCTTTCTGCTTACAAAGAGGTCACCGCCATGATGGACGTTAGCGACGGGCTTGGCAAATCGGTATACGAGCTTTCCAATTCGAGCAAAGTGGGGTTTTTGGTGGATGCGGACAGGCTTCCGTTGCTCGAGGAAACCCGGAGGATCGTAAAAAGCAGAGAAGAGCTGATCGATATGGCCGTCTGCTTCGGCGGCGAGTTCGAGCTCCTCTTCACGCTCGACCCGGCCGGGCTCGATAAAATAAATTGTGTTAAGTTCACCGTCATCGGCAAAGTCGTGGAAACCGGGCTAACGCTCGACGACCGGGGCACGATGAGGCCCATCACGTGCAAAGGCTACGAGCACCTAAAGAAAAAAAGTGATGTAGTGCATTAA
- a CDS encoding nucleotidyltransferase domain-containing protein, with protein MPVDESNIPPYDINEDNRIRILKLFFDGPNVRLHVREVARRSGLTPRGAQKILRSLKQSGLLCSESTGVVNNYWGNYENEKFIGLKRSLNLYSLYSTGLLLAIEAYYRYPKCIILFGSYSRGDDTADSDIDIAIVTSMKDLPDTIIYEKLLKRKIGLHLISNVKQEDANFINTLINGIVMSGYLDVA; from the coding sequence ATGCCCGTTGATGAGTCGAATATACCACCATATGATATTAACGAAGATAATCGAATAAGAATTTTAAAATTGTTCTTTGACGGGCCGAACGTCAGGCTTCATGTCAGGGAAGTCGCCCGCCGTTCCGGCCTGACCCCCCGTGGCGCCCAAAAAATATTGAGGTCTTTGAAGCAAAGTGGATTATTGTGCAGCGAGTCGACTGGCGTTGTTAATAATTATTGGGGTAACTATGAAAACGAGAAATTTATTGGTCTAAAGAGGTCTTTAAACCTGTATTCTCTCTATTCGACCGGCCTGCTCCTGGCAATTGAAGCTTACTACAGGTATCCTAAATGCATAATCCTTTTTGGCAGCTATTCCAGGGGCGACGATACTGCTGATAGCGATATTGATATTGCCATTGTCACCAGTATGAAAGATTTACCAGATACGATTATATATGAGAAATTACTAAAGAGAAAGATTGGCCTCCATCTAATTAGTAATGTGAAGCAGGAGGATGCTAATTTCATCAATACCCTGATAAATGGCATCGTAATGTCAGGATACCTGGATGTGGCTTAG
- a CDS encoding DNA polymerase domain-containing protein, giving the protein MQGTLVDAWHRPSADGRPGAYLLWIRTEKGIVCLEDRDFRPSFAVIPERNVGLVEQAVGQHENVYRIETVPRYPSIYATGTTPVVRAFLLDERKVEETMREIRQRSPANVSFAEAKIRIDLQWHYLRGIPPHSAVRFTTDGGVLKSISAAGPCDTSKLRVLAVNCAFSTTDPAKCRLLSISLCDGAGESVFRGGEAAMVRSLQAALDERDPDALAMFDADNTQLPLLGLRARANGMALRLGRVSWSTDLHNAKKQRITHWQAAQARAPGRILLDLWKDARTDADLKRTDLSLESVYDKEFSLSAEKSEASKVYELAVERLPMFTSWCQRCMMPLDSVCREKHGFMNASMVNAALIGSTVIPDTAEYPEGFKTPLVEKVKENGGLVITPVAGLHEDVAILDFSSLFPRIFVKHNISPETINCRHEECREHGEQVPFLGFHICMKRKGVYPEVFGKVLEERDRVKRAMKALDPGSAEYRKLDVLYRSLKMQLVSPYGYMQFALNNFRTVDGNRSVPAFGRYYLLKARDMAEEAGFSVIYADTDSLFVHRNDPSLDYGEFGRLVSREFDMELKLEYVCRWVLFLPERQGCSKGLKKKYFASVDGEPLVRGLEVRRQDRARIAKDTQEQVLEILAAARNKKEFVEAIPSATAYVRKQVGRIMEGDLRADDLAIIKKLSRRPEEYKAMTHHCVAAEKLADGGRRVRVGGKIEYVVTGKNRAVPLEMAREAPLAYDVESYVDNVVRPIYMLLREFGVEYDDLLPGPRQARLERFGQVECKV; this is encoded by the coding sequence ATGCAGGGCACACTCGTCGACGCCTGGCACCGGCCCTCCGCGGACGGCCGGCCCGGGGCGTACTTGCTGTGGATACGCACGGAGAAGGGCATCGTCTGCCTGGAGGACCGGGACTTCAGGCCGTCGTTCGCCGTCATACCGGAGCGTAACGTCGGTCTGGTGGAGCAGGCCGTGGGGCAGCACGAGAACGTGTATAGGATCGAGACCGTGCCGCGCTATCCATCGATTTATGCCACCGGGACGACGCCCGTAGTCCGCGCCTTCCTGCTGGATGAGCGCAAGGTCGAGGAGACCATGCGGGAGATAAGGCAGCGCTCGCCGGCCAACGTGAGCTTCGCGGAGGCGAAGATCCGCATTGACCTCCAGTGGCACTACCTGCGGGGCATCCCGCCGCATTCTGCAGTCCGGTTCACGACGGACGGCGGCGTCCTGAAGAGCATATCCGCGGCAGGCCCATGCGACACGTCGAAGCTCAGGGTGCTGGCCGTCAACTGCGCCTTTAGCACCACGGATCCGGCAAAGTGCCGCCTGCTCTCGATATCGCTGTGTGACGGCGCCGGCGAGTCCGTCTTCAGGGGCGGCGAGGCCGCCATGGTCCGGTCGCTCCAGGCGGCGCTGGACGAGCGAGACCCCGATGCCCTGGCCATGTTCGACGCGGATAATACGCAGCTTCCGCTGCTCGGGCTCAGGGCCCGTGCGAACGGTATGGCGCTTCGCCTTGGCCGCGTATCCTGGAGCACAGACCTGCACAATGCTAAAAAACAGCGGATTACGCACTGGCAGGCTGCACAGGCCCGGGCGCCCGGGCGCATCCTGCTCGACCTCTGGAAGGACGCGAGAACCGATGCCGACCTCAAGCGCACCGACCTGAGCCTTGAGTCCGTCTATGATAAGGAGTTCTCCCTGTCGGCCGAAAAGAGCGAGGCGTCCAAGGTGTACGAGCTCGCCGTGGAGCGCCTGCCCATGTTCACCTCCTGGTGCCAGAGGTGCATGATGCCGCTGGACAGCGTGTGCCGGGAGAAGCACGGCTTCATGAACGCCTCCATGGTGAACGCCGCCCTCATCGGCAGCACGGTCATACCCGATACGGCCGAGTACCCGGAGGGCTTCAAGACTCCCCTGGTGGAGAAGGTCAAGGAGAACGGCGGGCTCGTCATAACGCCCGTGGCCGGACTGCACGAGGACGTGGCCATCCTGGACTTTTCCTCTTTATTCCCGCGCATCTTCGTGAAGCACAACATCAGCCCGGAGACGATCAACTGCCGCCACGAAGAGTGCCGCGAGCACGGGGAGCAGGTGCCTTTCCTGGGCTTCCACATCTGTATGAAGCGCAAGGGCGTATACCCCGAAGTGTTCGGCAAGGTGCTGGAAGAAAGGGACCGCGTGAAGCGGGCGATGAAGGCCCTGGACCCGGGCTCGGCGGAGTACCGGAAGCTGGACGTGCTGTACCGCTCCCTTAAAATGCAGCTCGTGAGCCCGTATGGCTATATGCAGTTCGCCCTCAATAATTTCCGCACCGTGGACGGCAACCGCTCCGTTCCGGCCTTCGGCCGGTACTACCTTTTAAAGGCGAGAGACATGGCCGAGGAGGCGGGCTTTTCCGTTATTTACGCCGATACGGATTCGCTCTTTGTTCACCGTAATGACCCCTCCCTGGATTACGGGGAGTTCGGGCGGCTCGTGAGCAGGGAGTTCGACATGGAACTGAAGCTGGAGTACGTGTGCAGGTGGGTACTGTTCCTGCCGGAGCGGCAGGGCTGCTCTAAAGGCCTCAAGAAGAAGTACTTCGCCAGCGTGGACGGCGAGCCGCTGGTCCGGGGCCTGGAGGTGCGCCGGCAGGACCGGGCGCGCATCGCCAAAGACACTCAGGAGCAGGTGCTTGAGATACTGGCCGCCGCCCGCAACAAGAAGGAGTTCGTCGAGGCGATACCCTCCGCCACGGCGTATGTCAGGAAACAGGTAGGCCGGATAATGGAAGGCGACCTGAGGGCCGACGACCTCGCCATAATAAAGAAGCTGTCCCGCCGGCCGGAGGAATATAAGGCGATGACGCACCACTGCGTGGCCGCGGAAAAGCTGGCCGACGGCGGCCGCAGGGTCCGGGTGGGCGGCAAGATCGAGTACGTGGTCACGGGAAAGAACCGCGCCGTGCCGCTGGAGATGGCCCGGGAGGCGCCACTGGCCTATGACGTGGAGTCGTACGTGGATAACGTGGTGCGCCCGATATATATGCTCCTGCGGGAGTTCGGCGTCGAGTACGACGACCTGCTGCCCGGCCCCAGGCAGGCCCGGCTCGAGCGCTTCGGGCAGGTAGAATGTAAGGTGTAA
- a CDS encoding PAS domain S-box protein yields MDVNRKELSDIKDVLKDSPRGMTVTEISKAVGMNRHSVAKYLEVLVAAGHVDMKSFGPSKVYYLSQRVPLSAMLSFSSDLIVIIDKDLLIRNANDRFLETMGLIREKSINRNIENFLKPVSIASTIMSHIREALGGKDLTLDTSFTRDSEEVYYTVKFIPTVFDDGNTGVTLIMTDVTGHRRIENAIRDSERKFRDMISQSTEGIALCDENGVLIEYNESMVKLAGFPRENVIGKYVWDIPIFIKGYEQFTDRPPASLEENMKIILKTGKSPIKQNYNNFNIQRQDGTIISVMTNVFPIKTEKGYMLAAIVRDVTDLKKAEKAIYESEEKFRNLAETTTSGILILQEGRIVYANRGAENITGYSVKELLNKRMEDFIHPDYVRIVDDYWREYKNPLRTKKMSSVSREFKILKKNREERWIDGSIGMMTLNGRPALIKTFFDITGRKQMEEALKHERAELETRVKERTVELEAVNEALKAEVEQRRCSEESARKDRERYQNLIENINDIAWEMDAQARFTYVNPKIKDILGYGPEHYLGKVIMEFMPAEDVPKFSDGFSRIYARPRPYNLEHLRMFHKDGSIHSMEVNGMPFYDNKGAFQGFHGVTRDITLRKSMEELVDIMTYSMTHPDLAAFRVNADAEISYSNDAAGLLLGYTTRELNAIGMGDIDPAYSEAKWRGHWELLKQHRYEKSTGSYRSKDGKTIPVEVTENYAEFNGRGYSFFFIRPMIK; encoded by the coding sequence ATGGACGTTAACAGGAAGGAACTTTCAGACATCAAAGACGTGTTGAAAGACAGCCCCCGCGGCATGACGGTAACGGAAATATCGAAGGCCGTCGGCATGAACCGCCACTCCGTGGCGAAGTACCTGGAAGTGCTGGTCGCCGCGGGGCACGTCGACATGAAGTCGTTCGGCCCGTCCAAAGTCTACTACTTATCCCAGAGAGTCCCCCTCTCCGCAATGCTGAGCTTTTCATCGGATCTCATCGTTATCATCGATAAGGACCTGCTCATCCGTAACGCGAACGACAGGTTCCTGGAGACCATGGGGCTCATCCGCGAGAAGAGCATAAACAGGAATATAGAAAATTTCTTAAAGCCGGTATCGATCGCTTCGACCATCATGTCCCATATCCGTGAAGCCCTGGGCGGCAAGGACCTGACACTGGATACGAGCTTCACCAGGGACTCGGAGGAAGTCTATTATACGGTCAAGTTCATCCCCACCGTCTTCGACGATGGGAATACCGGCGTCACGCTGATCATGACGGACGTGACCGGCCACCGCCGCATAGAGAACGCGATAAGGGACAGCGAGCGTAAGTTCAGGGACATGATAAGCCAGTCCACCGAGGGCATAGCGCTGTGCGATGAGAACGGCGTGTTGATAGAATATAACGAAAGCATGGTGAAACTGGCGGGTTTCCCTCGAGAGAACGTCATCGGGAAGTACGTGTGGGATATACCGATCTTCATTAAAGGCTATGAGCAATTTACGGACAGGCCTCCTGCCTCCCTCGAGGAAAATATGAAAATAATCCTGAAGACCGGCAAGTCGCCCATAAAACAAAATTACAATAATTTTAATATCCAGAGGCAGGACGGTACCATAATATCCGTCATGACGAACGTATTCCCCATAAAAACGGAAAAAGGCTACATGCTCGCCGCTATCGTCCGGGACGTCACCGATCTAAAAAAGGCCGAAAAGGCGATCTATGAGAGCGAGGAGAAGTTCCGTAATCTGGCTGAGACAACGACGAGCGGCATTTTGATATTGCAGGAGGGCCGCATCGTCTACGCGAACCGGGGCGCCGAGAATATCACCGGGTATTCGGTGAAAGAGCTGCTAAATAAACGAATGGAGGATTTCATACACCCGGACTACGTCCGGATCGTCGATGATTACTGGCGTGAATATAAAAATCCCTTAAGGACGAAAAAGATGAGCTCAGTGTCCAGAGAGTTCAAGATCCTGAAGAAAAACAGGGAGGAACGCTGGATCGATGGCTCGATCGGTATGATGACCCTCAACGGCAGGCCGGCGCTCATCAAGACCTTCTTCGACATCACCGGGCGAAAGCAGATGGAAGAGGCGCTGAAACATGAGCGCGCTGAGCTGGAGACGCGTGTAAAGGAGCGGACGGTCGAGCTCGAGGCCGTCAACGAGGCACTGAAGGCAGAGGTCGAGCAGCGCCGCTGTTCCGAGGAATCTGCCCGGAAGGACAGGGAACGATACCAGAACCTGATCGAGAACATCAACGACATCGCCTGGGAGATGGACGCGCAGGCCAGATTTACTTACGTCAACCCTAAGATCAAGGATATACTCGGCTATGGCCCGGAACATTACCTCGGCAAGGTCATCATGGAGTTCATGCCCGCGGAGGACGTTCCTAAATTCTCAGACGGCTTCAGCCGTATCTATGCTCGCCCCAGGCCATATAACCTCGAGCACTTGAGGATGTTCCATAAGGACGGCAGCATCCATTCGATGGAAGTCAACGGCATGCCGTTCTACGATAATAAAGGCGCTTTCCAGGGGTTCCACGGCGTGACGAGGGACATTACGCTGAGGAAGAGCATGGAAGAGCTCGTGGATATCATGACGTATTCCATGACCCACCCCGACCTGGCCGCTTTCCGTGTAAACGCCGATGCCGAGATCAGCTACTCGAACGACGCGGCCGGCCTTCTGCTGGGCTATACGACGCGGGAGCTGAACGCCATCGGCATGGGCGATATCGACCCCGCTTATAGCGAGGCTAAATGGCGAGGACACTGGGAACTGCTAAAGCAGCATCGATACGAGAAGTCCACCGGATCATACCGGTCGAAGGATGGTAAGACTATACCGGTAGAGGTCACTGAGAACTATGCGGAGTTCAACGGCAGGGGCTATAGCTTTTTCTTTATACGGCCCATGATAAAATAG
- a CDS encoding ion transporter gives MRPGLKARVYDILNIKDPDDPATVLANYFLVTLIVLNIVVFFLMTFERIFTLHPSFFTAFEVFSVGVFTIEYILRVWSCDLDPEYRQPLRGRLKYMSTNVLAIADLLAILPFYLPFIGTFDLIFLRALRLFRLFRVFKLARYSDSMDIIERVLRRQKEYILLTFAIQFVLLLISAGIMYYLEHDAQPQKFATIFDAMWWGLIPMTGVGYGDVFPVTPEGKAVGGLLTFIGVVVSALPIGVIAAGLEIELNKEAREMGKNKIKKAVMYAGKKRNL, from the coding sequence ATGAGGCCTGGCCTGAAGGCTCGTGTCTACGATATACTGAACATCAAGGATCCGGACGACCCGGCGACCGTCCTGGCCAACTATTTCCTTGTCACCCTCATCGTCCTCAACATCGTCGTTTTCTTCCTGATGACCTTCGAGAGGATTTTCACTTTGCACCCGTCCTTTTTTACTGCCTTCGAGGTATTTTCGGTGGGAGTGTTCACTATCGAATATATATTGAGAGTATGGTCCTGTGACCTGGACCCTGAATATCGACAGCCTCTAAGGGGGCGGCTCAAGTACATGTCCACGAACGTGCTGGCCATCGCCGACCTCCTGGCAATACTTCCGTTCTACCTGCCATTCATCGGCACCTTCGACCTGATATTCCTGAGGGCCCTAAGGCTATTCAGGCTGTTCAGGGTCTTCAAGCTGGCACGGTACTCGGACTCCATGGACATAATCGAGCGTGTCCTGCGGAGGCAAAAAGAGTATATCTTATTGACGTTCGCCATACAGTTCGTCCTTTTATTGATATCGGCGGGCATCATGTACTATCTGGAGCACGATGCCCAGCCTCAAAAGTTCGCAACGATATTCGACGCCATGTGGTGGGGGCTGATACCAATGACAGGAGTGGGCTATGGCGACGTATTTCCCGTCACCCCTGAAGGAAAAGCTGTAGGCGGCCTGCTCACATTCATCGGCGTCGTCGTATCCGCCCTTCCTATTGGCGTAATAGCTGCAGGGCTGGAGATCGAGCTGAATAAAGAGGCCAGGGAAATGGGTAAGAACAAGATAAAGAAGGCAGTGATGTACGCCGGAAAAAAACGAAATTTATGA
- a CDS encoding S8 family serine peptidase has protein sequence MICTVLLAGALLVNASSPVMTKKANTDANTYVVVFNDSSSFGALGDQVTTFASDNNAEVLYEYETLNGVALKLPDGNAEKLKELTNVKYVEKDITFNVSLDDAPGIVGAPQIWDLGYTGKGVKVAVVDTGIDGGHPDLKGRVIGWKDMVNGKDTPYDDFGHGTHCAGIIGGSGAASDGKYKGVAPEVQFIGVKVLGKDGSGSLSTIMEGLDYAARSDAKIISMSLGSNEHSQAMDDLVTKAVNNGKIVVCAAGNSGPDEGTVGCPADTPAALTVGATDKSDNMASFSSRGPTKDGRVKPDICAPGKDIISCKAAGIMKNKAIDTYYVSMSGTSMACPMVSGSIALMVQANPKLTPAQAKEILEKTALHAKSYPNNNSGYGRINVKSAVNLLGGKPTPTPVKDPVVTPQPTYPSYPSYPYPSYPYPSYPYYPYPGYVQYPYAEE, from the coding sequence TTGATATGTACAGTACTGCTGGCAGGCGCCCTGCTCGTGAACGCGAGCTCGCCCGTTATGACGAAGAAGGCTAATACCGATGCGAATACGTATGTCGTGGTCTTCAACGATTCCAGCTCATTCGGCGCGTTAGGCGACCAGGTGACGACTTTCGCATCCGATAACAACGCGGAAGTGCTTTACGAGTATGAGACCCTGAATGGCGTCGCCTTGAAGCTGCCCGATGGCAATGCTGAAAAGCTTAAAGAATTAACGAACGTCAAGTACGTTGAAAAGGACATCACGTTTAACGTCTCGCTCGACGATGCCCCCGGCATCGTGGGCGCCCCTCAGATCTGGGATCTTGGATATACCGGTAAGGGCGTCAAAGTGGCGGTCGTCGACACGGGCATCGATGGAGGCCATCCTGACCTGAAAGGCAGAGTCATCGGATGGAAGGACATGGTCAATGGCAAGGATACGCCATATGACGACTTCGGCCATGGCACCCACTGCGCCGGCATCATCGGCGGCAGCGGCGCCGCCTCGGATGGCAAGTACAAGGGCGTAGCCCCCGAAGTCCAGTTCATCGGCGTCAAGGTGCTCGGCAAGGACGGCTCGGGAAGCCTGTCTACAATTATGGAGGGCTTAGACTATGCAGCCCGGAGCGACGCGAAGATCATTTCCATGTCGCTCGGCTCGAACGAGCACTCCCAGGCAATGGACGACCTCGTGACGAAAGCGGTTAACAATGGCAAGATCGTCGTCTGCGCTGCCGGCAACAGCGGCCCCGACGAGGGCACTGTCGGCTGTCCCGCTGACACTCCCGCCGCACTGACCGTTGGTGCCACAGACAAGAGCGATAATATGGCCTCGTTCAGCTCGAGGGGCCCCACAAAGGACGGCCGGGTCAAGCCCGATATCTGCGCTCCCGGTAAGGATATCATATCCTGTAAGGCCGCCGGCATCATGAAGAACAAGGCCATCGACACGTATTACGTGAGCATGAGCGGCACGTCCATGGCCTGCCCCATGGTCTCCGGCTCCATCGCCCTGATGGTCCAGGCGAACCCGAAGCTGACGCCGGCCCAGGCTAAGGAGATACTCGAGAAGACCGCGCTGCACGCTAAGTCGTACCCGAATAACAACTCGGGCTACGGGCGCATTAACGTGAAGTCCGCTGTCAATCTCCTGGGCGGTAAGCCGACTCCGACGCCGGTTAAGGACCCGGTCGTGACGCCGCAGCCGACGTATCCCTCGTACCCGTCGTACCCGTACCCGAGCTACCCATACCCGTCGTACCCATACTACCCGTACCCGGGCTATGTTCAGTACCCGTACGCTGAAGAGTAA
- a CDS encoding nitroreductase family protein → MDFTDIIKSRRSIRRYQDMAIPQKDLDDVLTCARLAPTAINIQPWLIGCITDKALLQQLAETADHGKFIRGAAACFVVFCEKDQKYYLEDGCAATMNIIYACAAKGISTCWVAGDKKAYVDDVRKMFNVPEQYTLVSMVPAGYPEEQPKKTKKSLEEVTFHNMYKP, encoded by the coding sequence ATGGACTTCACGGACATTATCAAGAGCCGGCGGAGCATTCGCCGTTACCAGGATATGGCCATACCCCAAAAAGACCTGGATGACGTGCTGACGTGTGCCCGCCTGGCGCCGACGGCTATCAACATCCAGCCCTGGCTCATCGGCTGCATAACGGATAAAGCGCTTCTCCAGCAGCTCGCTGAAACGGCGGACCATGGCAAATTCATCCGTGGAGCGGCCGCCTGCTTCGTCGTATTTTGCGAAAAGGACCAGAAATACTATCTGGAGGACGGCTGCGCCGCCACCATGAACATTATCTACGCCTGTGCAGCGAAGGGTATCAGCACCTGCTGGGTAGCCGGCGATAAGAAAGCATACGTCGACGATGTCCGAAAGATGTTCAATGTGCCCGAACAATACACGCTAGTCTCCATGGTACCGGCGGGCTATCCCGAGGAACAGCCGAAAAAGACGAAAAAGTCCCTGGAAGAGGTCACATTCCACAATATGTATAAGCCCTAG
- a CDS encoding ATP-binding cassette domain-containing protein — protein MIEAHNVFKYYGTTKALDNFEMSVEKNAVHAIVGPNGSGKSTVIKILSLLIKPDSGFVSIDGISVSNVRELKPMISVVPELQTIPENRTPRWILESAGKAAKLSREEIKYRTDVLSELLDITADLDRKVGDTSKGIKRRVSLGLGLINDASVILMDGSLAELDPGFSVKFMNSLKATRDKTVVLTANNMNFIDKVCDSVTIIKDGMTLMNESMLSIREKIGRPGIMLRVSPINIQKVESVLRHQIYANRIQVGEDYILVEVDDYLHIPNIIRQASAFTEVYEARQTMTSLEDMYHALIEPSPGQ, from the coding sequence ATGATCGAAGCGCATAATGTCTTTAAGTATTACGGCACCACGAAGGCGCTGGATAATTTCGAGATGTCCGTGGAAAAGAACGCAGTGCACGCCATTGTCGGCCCCAACGGCAGCGGCAAGAGCACCGTCATAAAGATTCTCTCCTTATTGATCAAGCCTGACTCTGGTTTTGTTTCCATTGACGGCATATCCGTCAGCAACGTCCGTGAGCTCAAGCCCATGATCAGCGTCGTTCCCGAGCTCCAGACCATTCCCGAGAACAGGACGCCCCGCTGGATACTGGAAAGCGCCGGTAAAGCGGCAAAGCTGTCCCGGGAAGAGATCAAGTACCGCACCGACGTGCTATCGGAACTGCTCGACATCACGGCCGACCTGGACAGGAAAGTGGGGGATACGTCGAAGGGCATCAAGAGGCGTGTCTCATTAGGCCTGGGACTTATAAACGATGCCAGCGTCATCCTGATGGACGGCTCGCTGGCCGAGCTAGACCCCGGTTTCAGCGTCAAGTTCATGAACTCCCTCAAGGCCACCCGGGATAAGACCGTCGTCCTCACGGCTAACAACATGAACTTCATCGATAAGGTGTGCGACAGCGTCACCATCATCAAGGACGGCATGACGCTCATGAACGAGTCAATGCTGTCCATCCGCGAGAAGATAGGCAGGCCGGGCATCATGCTCCGGGTCAGCCCCATCAACATTCAAAAAGTCGAGTCGGTGCTCAGGCACCAGATATACGCCAACCGCATTCAGGTGGGCGAGGACTACATTTTAGTGGAAGTGGACGATTACCTGCATATACCTAACATCATCCGGCAGGCGTCCGCATTTACCGAGGTATACGAGGCCCGGCAGACGATGACGTCGCTCGAGGACATGTACCACGCTCTGATCGAGCCGTCTCCGGGACAATGA
- a CDS encoding deoxyhypusine synthase translates to MMGNRIKPAEIRGTMTVDQLIGQLDGCAFGAGRIARACDILEEMQADDVTKFFGLSGAMVPAGMRNVVSDMIRDGYIDILVTTGANMVHDVIEAVGGCHTFGAETVDDFELRNQHINRIYDVYLEDSCFETLESRLQGIFGGLDQNKTYSIRELLTEIGRGLDDKHSILRTAYECDVPVYCPAIQDSIIGLQAWLYNQTGKMHVDAFKDMRELMDRCYDAKRTGALLIGGGVPKNYILQCMLVTPKQGYDYVIQITMDRAETGGLSGATLEEARSWGKVGENSKTAQVYCDATIALPLMVAAVNERRQKK, encoded by the coding sequence ATGATGGGTAATAGAATAAAGCCCGCGGAGATCCGCGGCACCATGACAGTTGATCAGCTTATCGGCCAGCTTGATGGCTGCGCCTTCGGCGCGGGCCGTATTGCGAGGGCTTGCGATATCTTAGAGGAAATGCAGGCGGACGACGTAACGAAATTTTTCGGTCTCTCCGGTGCGATGGTGCCGGCAGGCATGCGCAACGTCGTTTCGGACATGATCAGGGATGGATATATTGACATTCTCGTGACGACGGGCGCCAACATGGTGCACGACGTCATCGAGGCGGTCGGCGGATGCCACACGTTCGGCGCGGAGACGGTCGACGACTTCGAATTACGGAACCAGCACATTAACCGCATTTATGATGTTTACCTGGAGGACTCGTGCTTCGAGACCCTTGAGTCCAGGCTGCAGGGCATCTTCGGCGGCCTCGACCAGAATAAGACTTATTCTATCAGGGAACTGCTCACCGAGATCGGCAGGGGCCTGGACGATAAACATTCTATACTGAGGACCGCTTACGAGTGCGACGTGCCCGTCTACTGCCCCGCCATCCAGGACTCGATCATCGGCCTGCAGGCCTGGCTGTATAACCAGACGGGCAAGATGCACGTCGACGCCTTCAAGGACATGCGCGAGCTCATGGACCGCTGCTACGATGCGAAGCGCACCGGCGCCCTGCTTATAGGAGGCGGCGTGCCTAAGAACTATATCCTCCAGTGCATGCTGGTTACGCCAAAACAGGGCTACGACTATGTCATCCAGATCACCATGGACCGTGCGGAGACCGGCGGCCTGTCCGGCGCCACTCTTGAGGAGGCGCGGAGCTGGGGCAAGGTCGGTGAGAACTCCAAGACGGCGCAGGTCTACTGTGACGCTACGATCGCACTGCCTCTGATGGTGGCGGCGGTCAACGAACGCCGGCAGAAAAAGTGA